Proteins co-encoded in one Pelobates fuscus isolate aPelFus1 chromosome 5, aPelFus1.pri, whole genome shotgun sequence genomic window:
- the LOC134610490 gene encoding olfactory receptor 6M1-like, whose protein sequence is MYNRSSGFLLIEFHQSRAIQNTFFSLLLLTYCTTLIGNVLIIILTWRSHHLHNPMYFFLVNLSFLEIWITTTISPKLLSILAIGNRAISFWSCLLQCYIYFVLASVEFITLTIMSFDRYIAICYPLRYKSLMNSQLCLYLIIASWIGGILSTIAPTINVLSLSFCGPRILQHFFCDIEPLLKLACTDTSFINLLNFLLSSVTVLGSLICITISYIFIIKTLFKIPSGGDRWKSFSTCISHLLLVCMFYSGSVFMCLRFIKNSFVDFNKVAVVLNTIVTPLMNPFIYTLRNSQVKISVRRLIVYFTSRL, encoded by the coding sequence ATGTATAACAGGAGTAGTGGGTTTCTTCTCATAGAATTCCACCAGTCTCGAGCCATTCAGAATACTTTCTTCTCATTGCTCCTGCTCACTTACTGCACCACACTGATTGGAAATGTTCTCATTATTATTCTGACCTGGAGAAGTCATCACCTCCACAATCCCATGTATTTCTTCCTAGTCAACTTGTCCTTCTTGGAGATTTGGATCACTACCACTATTTCACCAAAGCTCCTCTCCATCTTGGCCATTGGAAATCGAGCTATTTCCTTCTGGAGCTGTCTATTACAGTGTTATATTTACTTTGTCTTGGCATCTGTTGAATTCATCACTTTGACAATAATGTCTTTCGATAGGTATATTGCCATATGTTATCCTTTGCGGTATAAGAGTTTAATGAACTCTCAACTTTGTTTATATCTTATAATAGCTTCTTGGATTGGTGGCATACTTTCTACCATtgctccaacaatcaatgtactTTCCTTGTCCTTCTGTGGCCCAAGGATACTTCaacattttttttgtgatataGAGCCACTGCTTAAGCTTGCATGCACAGACACAAGCTTTATAAATCTATTAAACTTCTTGCTCTCTTCAGTTACTGTCCTTGGGTCACTTATATGTATTacaatttcatatatatttataataaaaacactttttaagatACCTTCTGGAGGTGACAGGTGGAAGTCTTTTTCAACTTGCATCTCACACCTTTTACTTGTGTGTATGTTCTATTCGGGTTCAGTCTTTATGTGTTTGAGGTTTATTAAAAATTCATTTGTAGACTTCAACAAAGTGGCAGTTGTTCTTAACACGATTGTCACACCACTTATGAACCCCTTTATTTATACCTTGAGGAACAGCCAAGTAAAGATATCCGTAAGAAGACTCATTGTATATTTTACTTCCAGACTATAG